A genomic segment from Nymphalis io chromosome 7, ilAglIoxx1.1, whole genome shotgun sequence encodes:
- the LOC126769372 gene encoding plexin A3 has protein sequence MWRVLLALGAACAAARASQDVVCTFSDKVAAPTSLFNHLVVDRNTGRVYIGAVNIIYQLSPDLELAQSIKTGPVNDSAQCTFDCPPNFVKKPTDNVNKALVIDYATSRLITCGSVLQGLCSVRNLNNISHDVREVREPVVANNASASTVAFIAPGPPNPPMTQVMYVGVTFTGNSPYRSEVPTVSSRSLEDDRLFMIARTAVTTGTRMFVNSLSRERYPINYVYGFSSEGFSYFLTTQLRGVGSDTYYSKLVRVCHDDENYYSYTEIPMSCMGEGGGNFGYNLVQAAFVGKAGSVLAGELGITAQHDVLFAAFSQSESINTNTPSNLSALCVYSLKAIRRKFMQNIKTCFSGNGSRGLDFISPSHACIGTKLQSISEDFCGLDVNTPLGGEQPVEAVPVAVFKKRLTAVAATATGDYTVVFAGTAEGHLKKIVVESATSAFEYGDIVVDEGSPVNKDLFFDTQLMHLYVMTERKVSKVKVQECSVYKSCLTCLGAKDPYCGWCSLENKCSLRSDCQDAAKDPLYWISYRSGRCTTITQVTPNQLQRTTARTLDLVIENLPTLNGQFLCAFTALDRTLITNATRKPYGVNCTTPRTDTLPPIPAGQHHFTAKLSVRTTQGPDFVATNFTFFDCNTYSSCTQCVSSSFPCDWCVDGHRCTHDTAENCRNDILVTGVSRIGPSYRSGPGFCPTINSTSDGTNEILVPSGVKKAIKVKVHIIGQFIVQTRFVCQFNIEGRVTHVNAQLLADTIYCEAVEFTYTSRAPNITASFAVIWGGSKPLDNPDNTHILIYRCNDMADNCGICLALPEKFGCGWCQGSDRCEVQEQCDAPSVWLNRTQTCPNPEIHSFKPKLGPWDGGTNITIEGINLGRNISDIYNGVTIAGIKCQPIIELYVKTRRIVCTVDGPGEEVPRDGPVVVRVADYRGESKHHYAFVNPKINSIQPKYGPQSGGTKLSITGEYLNAGSNIQAFIDDLPCAILSVSHEEAVCRTSHSYQLKMGTLRMRFDNGMRTLEREKFEYIEDPVVVSVESGPPLASQRKQPKGIPSGGINIKVLGRNFHSIRFPQIYVYHDNRPYIAPCHRVDLKTHLICESPGIESAGLNLDPDRPLELEYGFNMDDVQSVQNLTTKTGEAFLLYPDPIYEKFDEDVKYYKSEYLTINGQNLDRACTETDVEVHIGESLCNVTSLSRHQLTCRPPSRDELPDGVDTPEVVVRVGRALTYKIGKLSYSSQAGLQAAIGKPVLFGVIASIVIFILVLVVFLVMYRRKSTENIRVLKNMQEQMDILELRVAAECKEAFAELQTEMTDLTGDVTGGIPFLDYRTYAMKILFPNIDDHAVLQWERPELIRKEKGLRMFGQLIMNKTFLLLFIRTLESNRYFSMRDRVNVASLIMVTLQSKMEYCTDVLKTLLAELIEKCMESKSHPKLLLRRTESVAEKMLSAWFTFLLYKFLRECAGEPLYLLFRSMKGQVDKGPVDVITSEARYSLSEEKLIRQSIDFKPMTVSVSISQQTIFVSGLEATTENVQVKVLDCDTISQVKEKCLDAIYRATPYSQRPSRDELDLEWRTGACGRLILYDEDSTTKCEGEWRKLNTLNHYRVPDGACLSLVAKQSSVYNLSNMEKNDKSHTYETLNRGKYGSASPPASPLKYEHGGGFKYWHLVRHHDGDAHKEGERGNKMVSEIYLTRLLATKGTLQKFVDDLFETIFSTAHRGSALPLAIKYMFDFLDDQALQHAISDPEVVHTWKSNSLPLRFWVNLIKNPNFVFDVYKSNTVDSCLSVIAQTFMDSCSTSDHILGKDSPSSKLLYAKDIPVYKEWVERYYADIKLMPAISDQDMNAMLAEESRLHTKEFNTNCALNELYAYAVKYNEQLMVTLEEDEFSQKQRLAFRLEQVHGLMAHDYNV, from the coding sequence ATGTGGCGCGTGCTGCTGGCCCTCGGGGCCGCGtgcgccgccgcgcgcgcctCGCAGGACGTGGTGTGCACTTTCTCCGACAAGGTCGCTGCGCCTACCTCTCTCTTCAATCACCTAGTCGTCGATCGCAACACGGGACGTGTCTACATTGGAGCTGTCAATATAATCTATCAGCTTTCCCCAGATCTCGAACTTGCGCAGTCTATTAAGACGGGCCCAGTTAATGACTCCGCACAGTGCACGTTTGATTGCCCACCCAACTTCGTTAAGAAACCTACGGATAATGTTAACAAAGCGCTAGTGATTGACTATGCAACGAGCCGCCTTATAACGTGTGGTTCGGTGCTTCAAGGGTTGTGTTCCGTGCGAAATCTGAATAATATATCTCATGACGTACGTGAAGTCCGCGAACCAGTTGTAGCGAACAATGCCAGTGCATCCACCGTAGCGTTTATTGCGCCGGGACCTCCAAATCCACCAATGACGCAAGTTATGTATGTGGGAGTAACGTTTACTGGAAACTCACCTTATCGTTCGGAAGTACCTACGGTTAGTAGCCGTTCTCTGGAGGATGACAGACTTTTTATGATAGCTAGAACAGCTGTCACTACTGGAACTCGTATGTTTGTTAATTCTTTATCTCGAGAACGTTATCCTATAAATTACGTGTATGGCTTCAGTTCGGAGGGATTTAGCTACTTTCTGACAACACAGTTACGGGGTGTTGGTTCTGACACATATTATAGCAAGTTGGTACGTGTTTGCCACGATGATGAGAATTATTATTCTTACACCGAGATACCTATGTCTTGTATGGGCGAAGGCGGTGGCAACTTCGGTTACAACCTCGTACAAGCAGCGTTTGTTGGAAAAGCGGGGTCTGTACTAGCTGGTGAACTTGGAATTACTGCTCAACATGATGTTCTCTTTGCTGCATTTAGTCAAAGTGAATCTATAAATACCAATACACCTTCGAACTTATCGGCCCTTTGTGTTTATTCACTTAAAGCCATACGACGCAAATTcatgcaaaatattaaaacttgctTTAGCGGAAACGGCTCTCGAGGATTAGATTTTATATCACCATCCCATGCGTGTATCGGAACAAAGCTACAATCAATAAGTGAAGATTTTTGTGGCCTGGATGTAAATACTCCATTGGGAGGCGAACAACCAGTTGAAGCAGTACCAGTTGCTGTATTTAAGAAGAGATTAACCGCAGTAGCCGCGACAGCTACCGGAGATTACACTGTTGTGTTCGCAGGCACTGCTGAGGGTCACCTTAAGAAGATCGTTGTAGAAAGTGCTACCTCAGCTTTTGAATATGGAGACATCGTCGTAGATGAGGGTTCACCAGTGAATAAAGACTTGTTTTTCGATACTCAATTGATGCATTTATATGTAATGACTGAAAGGAAAGTTTCAAAAGTAAAAGTTCAAGAGTGTAGCGTTTATAAATCATGCCTAACATGTCTTGGAGCCAAAGATCCTTATTGTGGATGGTGTTCTCTTGAGAACAAGTGCAGCTTGCGATCGGACTGCCAGGATGCAGCTAAAGATCCACTGTATTGGATTTCTTACCGCAGCGGACGTTGCACTACCATTACTCAAGTTACACCTAATCAATTGCAACGAACAACTGCAAGAACTTTAGATTTAGTTATTGAAAACTTGCCCACGCTTAATGGACAGTTCTTGTGTGCATTTACAGCTTTAGATCGTACTCTTATAACTAACGCGACTAGGAAACCATATGGGGTAAATTGTACTACACCGCGTACAGATACTCTCCCACCTATTCCTGCTGGTCAGCATCATTTTACAGCCAAACTTTCAGTACGTACTACTCAGGGACCTGATTTTGTAGCaactaattttacatttttcgaTTGCAATACGTATAGCTCGTGTACTCAGTGTGTCAGTTCGTCTTTTCCTTGTGATTGGTGCGTTGATGGTCATCGCTGTACACATGATACAGCAGAAAATTgtagaaatgatattttagtaACCGGCGTAAGTAGAATTGGTCCCAGTTATCGCTCTGGTCCCGGATTTTGTCCTACGATAAATTCCACATCCGACGGCACTAACGAAATTTTAGTACCATCCGGCGTGAAAAAAGCTATCAAAGTAAAAGTTCACATTATCGGTCAGTTCATAGTTCAAACAAGATTCGTGTGTCAGTTTAATATAGAGGGTCGTGTTACTCATGTTAATGCTCAGTTACTCGCCGATACAATTTACTGTGAAGCTGTAGAATTTACATATACCTCTCGCGCTCCTAATATAACTGCTTCTTTTGCTGTTATATGGGGTGGTTCCAAGCCATTAGATAATCCAGATAACACTCATATTCTTATTTATCGTTGTAATGATATGGCAGATAATTGTGGTATTTGTTTAGCGTTGCCTGAAAAGTTCGGATGTGGTTGGTGTCAGGGCTCAGATAGGTGTGAGGTTCAGGAACAATGTGACGCACCCAGTGTGTGGTTAAATCGTACCCAAACTTGCCCCAATCCGGAAATTCACTCGTTTAAACCTAAACTAGGTCCGTGGGACGGCGGTACGAATATTACTATTGAAGGTATAAATTTAGGTAGAAATATATCGGACATATATAATGGAGTAACAATAGCGGGTATAAAATGTCAGCCTATAATTGAGTTATACGTTAAAACGAGACGTATTGTTTGTACTGTTGACGGTCCGGGAGAAGAAGTGCCTCGGGACGGGCCGGTTGTTGTTCGGGTCGCGGACTATCGCGGGGAGTCAAAACATCACTATGCTTTTGTGAATCCAAAGATCAATTCGATTCAGCCCAAATACGGTCCACAATCTGGCGGTACAAAATTAAGTATAACAGGCGAATATTTAAATGCGGGAAGTAATATTCAGGCATTTATAGATGACTTACCGTGTGCTATATTATCTGTATCTCACGAGGAAGCGGTCTGTAGAACTAGTCACTCATATCAGTTAAAAATGGGCACGTTACGAATGCGTTTCGATAATGGCATGCGTACTTTAGAACGCGAAAAATTTGAATACATCGAGGATCCCGTTGTGGTTTCGGTAGAATCTGGTCCACCATTAGCATCACAACGCAAACAACCCAAAGGTATTCCATCCGGAGGGATAAACATCAAAGTATTGGGCCGTAATTTCCATTCCATTCGGTTCCCacagatatatgtatatcacgATAACCGACCGTATATTGCCCCTTGTCATAGAGTCGATTTGAAGACCCATCTCATATGCGAATCTCCCGGGATCGAAAGCGCTGGCCTGAATCTAGATCCCGATAGGCCGTTAGAGTTAGAATACGGTTTCAATATGGACGACGTACAAAGCGTTCAAAATCTTACCACTAAGACAGGCGAAGCGTTTCTTCTCTATCCAGATCCTATTTACGAAAAATTTGACGaagatgttaaatattataagtctgaaTATTTGACAATTAACGGCCAAAATTTAGATAGAGCATGTACTGAGACTGATGTCGAAGTTCATATAGGGGAAAGTTTGTGTAATGTTACTTCTCTTTCTCGACATCAATTAACGTGCAGGCCGCCCTCTCGGGATGAATTACCCGATGGGGTAGACACCCCTGAAGTTGTTGTAAGAGTTGGTCGCGCTCTAACTTATAAAATCGGTAAATTATCCTATTCGTCGCAAGCAGGCTTACAGGCAGCGATAGGAAAGCCAGTATTATTCGGTGTTATAGCAAGTATTGTAATATTCATATTAGTGTTAGTCGTGTTTCTAGTTATGTATAGGAGAAAATCCACTGAAAATATTAGAGTATTAAAGAATATGCAGGAGCAAATGGATATTTTAGAATTAAGGGTAGCCGCGGAGTGTAAGGAGGCATTCGCGGAACTGCAGACTGAAATGACAGATTTGACGGGAGACGTTACGGGCGGTATACCTTTCCTAGATTATCGTACGTATGCTATGAAGATATTGTTCCCCAATATAGACGATCACGCCGTCCTCCAGTGGGAACGCCCAGAGCTTATTAGGAAAGAGAAAGGTCTGAGGATGTTCGGACAGTTAATTATGAACAAAACATTCCTTCTATTATTTATTCGTACTTTAGAAAGCAATAGGTATTTTTCAATGCGTGATCGTGTTAATGTAGCTTCTCTCATAATGGTAACCTTACAAAGTAAAATGGAGTACTGTACTGATGTTTTAAAGACACTATTAGCGGAGCTTATAGAGAAATGCATGGAAAGCAAGAGCCATCCTAAATTGTTGCTTAGGCGTACCGAGAGCGTCGCTGAAAAAATGTTGAGCGCTTGGTTTACTTTTCTCTTATACAAATTTCTTCGTGAATGCGCTGGCGAGCCTCTTTACCTCTTGTTTAGGTCAATGAAAGGTCAAGTAGACAAAGGTCCTGTAGATGTTATAACGTCCGAGGCGCGATATTCTTTAAGCGAAGAAAAACTAATTAGGCAGTCGATCGATTTCAAACCAATGACCGTGAGCGTGTCCATATCGCAACAAACGATCTTCGTTAGCGGCTTAGAGGCTACAACAGAAAATGTGCAAGTAAAAGTTCTTGACTGTGATACGATTAGccaagtaaaagaaaaatgtttagACGCTATTTACCGCGCCACACCGTATTCTCAGAGACCTAGTCGTGACGAGTTAGATTTGGAATGGCGCACGGGCGCTTGCGGTCGTTTAATTCTGTACGATGAAGATAGCACCACTAAATGTGAAGGTGAATGGCGTAAGCTCAATACCCTTAATCACTATCGCGTACCCGATGGCGCTTGTTTAAGTTTAGTCGCGAAACAAAGTTCGGTATATAATCTTTCGAATATGGAAAAGAACGATAAGTCTCATACTTATGAAACTCTTAATAGGGGTAAGTACGGGTCAGCCAGCCCTCCGGCTAGTCCTCTTAAATACGAACACGGCGGCGGTTTTAAATACTGGCATCTCGTTAGACATCATGACGGTGACGCACATAAGGAGGGAGAGCGTGGAAATAAAATGGTATCTGAAATATATCTTACACGTCTTTTAGCTACTAAGGGAACTTTGCAAAAGTTTGTAGatgatttatttgaaactaTTTTCAGCACCGCGCATCGCGGCTCCGCTCTACCtcttgcaataaaatatatgttcgaTTTTCTCGATGATCAAGCGCTTCAGCATGCAATATCCGATCCTGAGGTTGTTCATACTTGGAAAAGCAATTCCCTTCCTTTACGTTTTTGGGTCAATCTTATTAAAAACCCCAATTTCGTCTTTGATGTTTACAAGTCTAATACAGTTGATTCTTGCTTGTCCGTAATTGCGCAGACCTTCATGGATTCCTGCTCGACTTCCGACCATATCCTCGGCAAAGATTCTCCTTCTTCTAAGCTTCTGTATGCTAAAGATATTCCAGTGTATAAGGAATGGGTAGAGCGTTATTACGCAGACATAAAATTGATGCCGGCCATATCTGACCAGGATATGAATGCAATGTTAGCCGAGGAGTCACGCCTCCACACTAAAGAGTTCAACACGAACTGCGCACTGAACGAGCTGTACGCGTACGCGGTGAAATACAACGAACAGCTGATGGTGACGCTCGAGGAGGACGAGTTCTCGCAGAAGCAGCGGCTCGCGTTCCGCCTCGAGCAGGTGCACGGCCTGATGGCGCACGACTACAACGTGTGA